Proteins encoded together in one Anopheles darlingi chromosome 3, idAnoDarlMG_H_01, whole genome shotgun sequence window:
- the LOC125957986 gene encoding beta-galactoside alpha-2,6-sialyltransferase 1, producing MRLHWIAYLQGHFLRKQKPTAGRTVVSSCLLLLLLTVIFVGGAADALGKRSVFYVKLNTTEKTYKASDEKPTLWSKEQDAPRVRPHFSLAKTSNFLFDLNRYRCDEVRAGNGTATVELVSADCRNRTALFRAKIIGELSRRLKEPVPESGQYQVRYNRPFQQRPLGTGQCRLRQANVHVLSWKEPPFAWNEIGTYLPVTPVFDAEASNRSCVIVASAGSLKRSRLGAFIDGHDIVMRFNHAPTEGFEADVGAKTTIRVLNSQVVTKPEYRLLTAPLFRNVTIAAWDPGKFDQPLSEWLANPDFNLFENFKKFRSQHRDANFHIIDPRSIWRAWTALQDLTPFPIRQNPPTSGFIGLGLLLPVCRYIDIVEYIPSTRMNGLCHYYDEELNLGCTFGAWHPLAAEKLLVFQMNAASDYTVFQQGTVRIYSDPLDQC from the exons ATGCGGTTACACTGGATTGCATACCTTCAGGGACATTTCCTTAGAAAGCAAAAACCGACCGCGGGTCGCACCGTCGTCTCATCGTGCCTCTTGCTGTTATTGTTGACGGTGATCTTTGTTG GTGGAGCAGCTGATGCGCTCGGCAAGCGGAGCGTATTCTACGTCAAGCTCAACACAACGGAAAAAACGTACAAGGCAAGCGATGAGAAGCCAACGCTTTGGTCGAAGGAGCAGGACGCACCGCGGGTACGGCCCCACTTCAGTCTCGCCAAAACGTCCAACTTTCTGTTCGACctgaaccggtaccggtgtgaTGAAGTGAGGGCCGGAAATGGGACAGCTACCGTCGAGCTGGTCAGTGCCGATTGCCGCAACCGGACCGCACTGTTCCGGGCGAAAATCATCGGTGAGCTCAGTCGACGGTTAAAGGAACCTGTTCCGGAGAGTGGCCAGTATCAGGTGCGGTATAACCGGCCGTTCCAGCAACGACCGCTCGGTACGGGCCAGTGTCGATTGCGGCAGGCGAATGTGCATGTCCTGTCGTGGAAGGAGCCACCGTTTGCGTGGAACGAAATCGGCACCTACCTGCCGGTGACGCCAGTGTTTGATGCGGAGGCCAGCAATAGAAGCTGCGTGATAGTGGCCAGTGCCGGTTCGCTGAAACGCTCCCGGCTCGGTGCGTTCATCGATGGGCACGATATCGTGATGCGGTTCAATCATGCACCGACGGAGGGATTTGAAGCGGACGTGGgagcgaagacgacgatccGCGTACTCAACTCGCAGGTCGTCACGAAGCCCGAGTATCGGTTGTTGACGGCACCACTGTTCCGGAACGTGACGATAGCGGCCTGGGATCCGGGCAAGTTCGATCAGCCACTGTCGGAGTG GCTGGCCAATCCTGATTTCAATTTGTTCGAGAACTTCAAAAAGTTTCGCAGCCAGCATCGGGACGCCAACTTCCACATCATCGATCCACGCAGCATCTGGCGGGCGTGGACAGCCCTCCAGGATCTCACGCCGTTCCCGATCCGCCAGAACCCACCAACATCCGGTTTCATTG GCcttggactgctgctgcccgtgtGCCGGTACATTGACATCGTGGAGTACATTCCGAGCACTCGCATGAACGGTCTCTGTCACTATTACGATGAAGAG CTCAATCTTGGCTGTACGTTTGGCGCTTGGCACCCGCTGGCGGCCGAGAAGTTGCTCGTCTTCCAGATGAATGCGGCCAGCGATTACACCGTCTTCCAGCAGGGCACCGTCCGCATCTACAGTGATCCGCTGGACCAATGctag